The Filimonas lacunae genomic sequence ACGCAAACGCTTCAGCAAATGCAACAACTGCGACTGCCAGGTATGTACCAGGCTTACCGTTCCCAGCTGGAACTATCTATGGATCAGCAACTGGATGGTCATGAACTAATAGCCCACCTGCTTCAATCTGAAGAACAAAACCGTTCTAATGAAAAAACAGCTCTTTGCCTTAAGCTCGCAAAGCTCCGGCTACCAGTGACCATAGAACAAGTGGAATGTAGTCAGGCCAGAAACATCACTAAACAACAACTGGCTATGCTGGCAGAAGGCAGATACCTCTTACAGGGAGAAAACATACTGATTACGGGTGCAACCGGCTGCGGAAAAAGTCATCTGGCGTGCGCTCTGGGACACCAGGCGTGCCTGCATGGTTATAAAACTATTTACCTGAACATGAACCGGCTTGCGGAGAAGATAACCCTGGCCAGACTGGATGGCTCTTATATTAAACTTTTAAATCAACTGGAACGCCAATCCCTGATTATCCTGGATGACTTTGGCCTGGCACCGATGACGCAGGATATGCGTCTTACCTTACTACAGTTACTGGAAGACCGGTATGGGAAAAAGAGTGTTATTGTGACCTCACAATTACCAGTTGCAAAATGGCATGAATACTTAAACGATCCCACCTTAGCTGATGCCACGCTTGACAGGCTGACAGCCAATGCTCACCGGGTGGAACTCAAAGGTGAATCTCTCCGAAGAAAAAAAGAGAAAGCTAATCAATAACACTTTGTATTTTTAACCTGCATCAAGCTCTTACTCTTATTGCCTGCTTCGCAGGTGGGTGAACATCCCAGAACACTGGGTCAACATCATCAGAATATACACAATGATAGCAAAAGCCTCTGATAACTGAGGTCCGGTTAACCCGGTATTGATTGCCAGGCCAATATGAGCCTGTAGCTGCAGAACAACACCACTCATGCTGGCTAATGCAGAAACCGTCACCAGCTCCCGCTGCTGATAAGTCAGTACGTCACGGCTAAAAATATCCGCGAACAAATGTTCTTTCAAAAAAGTATCAATGGCAGGAGCAAACGCATTAGCACCAGCGGG encodes the following:
- a CDS encoding carboxymuconolactone decarboxylase family protein gives rise to the protein MAVIEDRKAKGIQDIEGKAASPVNDSNKYQTGKKTLQVLTNIEEKAPAGANAFAPAIDTFLKEHLFADIFSRDVLTYQQRELVTVSALASMSGVVLQLQAHIGLAINTGLTGPQLSEAFAIIVYILMMLTQCSGMFTHLRSRQ
- the istB gene encoding IS21-like element helper ATPase IstB, yielding MNTTQTLQQMQQLRLPGMYQAYRSQLELSMDQQLDGHELIAHLLQSEEQNRSNEKTALCLKLAKLRLPVTIEQVECSQARNITKQQLAMLAEGRYLLQGENILITGATGCGKSHLACALGHQACLHGYKTIYLNMNRLAEKITLARLDGSYIKLLNQLERQSLIILDDFGLAPMTQDMRLTLLQLLEDRYGKKSVIVTSQLPVAKWHEYLNDPTLADATLDRLTANAHRVELKGESLRRKKEKANQ